A single window of Meiothermus sp. DNA harbors:
- a CDS encoding CBS and ACT domain-containing protein, which produces MLVKDVMHSPVLTVDASVTLEAAYHIMLQRNIRHIPVTREGRLVGMITDRDIRLATSPFAPGGARPTETPVEQVMSQPVFTGETLDPVEEAARVMRERKIGALPILEGHELVGIVTGIDLLDALLRLTGVQKPSGRLEVCLDDRPGELARLSSELAHQHINIHSLLTYPCDEGTVTTVVRVGTLDTRRIARDLRQKGFEVRWPPEIPGKSL; this is translated from the coding sequence ATGTTGGTCAAAGATGTCATGCACAGCCCGGTGTTGACCGTGGACGCCTCGGTGACGCTCGAGGCCGCCTATCACATCATGCTCCAGCGCAACATCCGGCATATCCCGGTTACCCGGGAGGGCCGCCTGGTGGGCATGATTACCGACCGCGATATTCGCCTGGCTACCAGCCCCTTCGCACCCGGAGGGGCCAGACCTACCGAGACCCCGGTGGAACAGGTAATGTCTCAGCCGGTATTTACCGGCGAGACCCTGGATCCGGTAGAGGAAGCCGCACGGGTTATGCGGGAGCGCAAAATTGGGGCGCTGCCCATTCTGGAAGGGCACGAGCTGGTAGGGATCGTAACCGGAATCGATTTGCTGGATGCCTTGTTGCGATTGACCGGGGTGCAAAAGCCCAGCGGACGGCTCGAGGTCTGCCTCGACGACCGTCCTGGCGAGTTGGCCCGGCTTAGTAGCGAGCTGGCCCACCAACATATCAACATCCATTCCCTGCTCACCTACCCCTGCGACGAGGGTACCGTGACCACCGTGGTACGGGTTGGCACTCTGGACACCCGCCGGATTGCCCGAGATTTGCGACAAAAGGGGTTTGAGGTACGCTGGCCGCCCGAAATTCCCGGCAAGAGCTTATGA
- a CDS encoding acetoin utilization protein AcuC: MSVPVIYSPQYKLYNFGPQHPFSPVRLEMLLDLLAQLGHPLHFVEPAPATREEVRSVHLESFVRRVEAAGRGEHSPDFDHYGLGTADTPIFPGMDEAARWLVGGTLTAARMISSGQTKEVLQLGGGLHHAQKDLASGFCVYNDLSVAIRHLTDQGLRVAYIDIDVHHGDGVQWIHYDEANVLTFSIHESGRYLYPGTGHTHEIGKALGTGRKLNLPLEPFTEDDSYLEVLQMGLEPALNWFRPDVMVIQCGADAHYQDPLAEILLTVQAYHKIFPLLRQYAAAYAGGRAVYTLGGGYSLDATSRIWALLYLTLQGLPLPEHLPEPWLRRWGSQLGHLLTHTLFDPEGAYPEIPRKLEIERRNRQVAERMLESVRPYWN; this comes from the coding sequence ATGAGCGTTCCCGTTATCTACAGCCCCCAGTACAAGCTCTACAACTTTGGGCCACAACACCCCTTTAGCCCGGTACGCCTCGAGATGTTGCTGGACTTGCTGGCGCAGCTAGGCCACCCCTTGCACTTTGTGGAACCTGCCCCGGCCACCCGCGAGGAAGTGCGCAGCGTGCACCTGGAATCGTTTGTGCGGCGGGTGGAGGCTGCTGGACGGGGGGAGCACTCGCCCGATTTCGATCACTACGGGCTCGGAACCGCCGACACCCCCATCTTTCCCGGTATGGACGAGGCCGCTCGCTGGCTGGTAGGGGGTACGCTCACGGCAGCGCGGATGATCTCGAGCGGCCAGACCAAGGAGGTTTTGCAACTGGGGGGCGGCCTGCACCACGCCCAAAAAGACCTGGCTTCGGGTTTTTGCGTTTACAACGACCTTTCGGTGGCCATCCGCCACCTGACCGACCAGGGTCTACGGGTAGCCTATATAGACATCGACGTGCACCACGGCGACGGGGTACAGTGGATTCACTACGACGAGGCCAACGTGCTCACCTTCTCGATTCACGAGTCGGGTCGCTATCTCTATCCCGGTACCGGCCACACCCACGAAATCGGCAAGGCCCTGGGCACCGGGCGCAAGCTCAACCTTCCGCTGGAACCTTTTACCGAGGATGACTCATACCTGGAGGTGCTACAGATGGGCCTCGAGCCCGCCCTCAACTGGTTCCGCCCCGATGTCATGGTGATTCAGTGCGGGGCCGATGCCCATTACCAAGACCCGCTAGCGGAAATCTTGCTCACAGTCCAGGCCTATCACAAAATTTTTCCGCTCCTGCGGCAGTACGCAGCAGCGTACGCCGGAGGCAGGGCAGTCTACACCCTGGGGGGAGGCTACAGCCTAGACGCCACCAGCCGCATCTGGGCTTTGCTCTACCTAACCCTGCAGGGCCTGCCCTTACCTGAACACCTACCCGAACCCTGGCTCAGGCGCTGGGGCTCCCAGCTCGGCCACCTCCTGACCCATACCCTCTTTGACCCCGAAGGTGCCTATCCCGAAATTCCCCGCAAGCTCGAAATAGAGCGGCGCAACCGCCAGGTGGCCGAGCGAATGCTCGAGTCGGTACGGCCTTACTGGAACTGA
- a CDS encoding DUF1653 domain-containing protein: MRLKQGLYQHYKGKHYWVHGLARHSETEEWYVVYETRYGIEPETLWVRPLTMFLEDVEVDGRRVPRFRYIGDSSSPE, from the coding sequence ATGCGACTAAAACAAGGCCTATACCAACATTACAAGGGCAAGCACTACTGGGTGCATGGCCTAGCCCGCCATTCCGAAACCGAGGAGTGGTATGTGGTCTACGAAACTCGTTACGGCATCGAGCCGGAAACTTTGTGGGTGCGCCCGCTGACCATGTTTTTGGAAGATGTGGAGGTAGATGGCAGGCGAGTGCCCCGCTTTCGCTACATTGGAGATAGCTCGAGCCCCGAGTAA
- a CDS encoding GNAT family N-acetyltransferase gives MKVSVQLDFLPVTVDSAPVVHSLYLSCPTYIALIGGDTPTLNDIQRELETLRHDTRRQALLLQQDGQVVGFLDYKVAYPDLHSATISLLLIEESLQGRGLGKAAVERLEALLRGRMDRLYAVVYGNNDQAKRFWERVGFEHLRDSGPTLSWYMKPLK, from the coding sequence ATGAAAGTTTCTGTGCAACTCGACTTCCTGCCCGTCACCGTCGATTCAGCTCCTGTTGTGCATAGCCTGTACTTGAGTTGCCCTACCTATATCGCCTTGATTGGCGGCGATACGCCTACCCTGAACGATATACAGCGTGAACTCGAGACCCTGCGCCACGACACCCGCCGCCAGGCTTTGCTGTTGCAGCAAGATGGTCAGGTGGTGGGCTTTCTCGATTACAAGGTGGCCTATCCCGATTTACACTCGGCTACCATCAGCTTGCTCCTGATTGAAGAAAGTTTGCAAGGGCGAGGCCTGGGCAAAGCCGCGGTAGAACGGCTCGAGGCCCTGCTTCGTGGCCGGATGGATCGGCTCTACGCGGTGGTTTATGGCAACAACGACCAGGCCAAGCGCTTCTGGGAGCGGGTGGGTTTTGAGCACCTGCGCGATAGCGGCCCCACCTTGAGCTGGTATATGAAGCCGCTGAAGTAG
- a CDS encoding cold-shock protein translates to MQKGKVKWFNAEKGYGFIQREEGEPDVFVHYSAIQSRGFRTLNEGDVVTFEIEPGKNGKGPQAANVNVVEAAKRF, encoded by the coding sequence ATGCAAAAAGGTAAAGTGAAGTGGTTCAATGCGGAAAAGGGCTATGGCTTTATTCAGCGCGAAGAAGGCGAGCCGGACGTATTTGTTCACTACAGTGCCATCCAGTCCCGTGGCTTCCGCACTCTGAACGAGGGCGATGTGGTGACCTTCGAGATTGAGCCGGGCAAGAATGGTAAAGGCCCTCAGGCGGCCAATGTGAACGTGGTGGAAGCGGCCAAGCGTTTTTAA
- the acpP gene encoding acyl carrier protein — translation MAILDDVKEVIVDKLGVDADKVVPEARFIEDLGADSLDTVELIMGLEDKFGLEISDEDAEKIRTVQDAIDFIQSKQA, via the coding sequence ATGGCTATCCTAGACGATGTAAAAGAAGTGATCGTGGACAAGCTGGGTGTAGATGCCGACAAAGTAGTACCCGAGGCCCGTTTTATCGAAGACCTGGGTGCCGACAGCCTCGATACCGTAGAACTCATCATGGGCCTGGAAGACAAGTTCGGGCTGGAAATCTCCGACGAAGACGCGGAAAAGATTCGTACTGTGCAGGATGCGATCGACTTCATTCAGAGCAAGCAGGCCTGA
- the fabG gene encoding 3-oxoacyl-[acyl-carrier-protein] reductase, with protein sequence MRKALVTGSSRGIGKAIALELARRGYALAVHYAGNQAAAEATAAEARELGASQVVVLGADLNSPQAAQKLVADAHAALGGLEVLVNNAGITRDTLLIRMKDEDWDTVIATNLSAIFHTTREAIKLMMRAKWGRVINISSVVGILGNPGQANYVAAKAGLIGFTRSVAKEYATRGITVNAVAPGFIESDMTAKLPENVVAEYLKQIPAGRLGKPEEVAKAVAFLASDDAAYINGQTLCVDGGMTPH encoded by the coding sequence ATGCGAAAAGCGCTGGTAACAGGTTCGTCCCGCGGTATCGGAAAGGCCATTGCGCTGGAGCTGGCCCGGCGGGGTTATGCGCTGGCCGTGCACTATGCCGGCAACCAGGCGGCTGCCGAGGCTACTGCTGCCGAGGCCAGGGAGCTAGGCGCAAGCCAGGTGGTGGTTCTGGGAGCTGACCTCAATAGCCCGCAGGCGGCTCAGAAACTTGTGGCGGATGCCCATGCAGCCCTGGGGGGCCTCGAGGTCTTGGTCAACAACGCCGGCATCACCCGAGACACCCTGCTCATTCGCATGAAAGACGAAGACTGGGACACGGTGATCGCCACCAACCTGAGCGCCATCTTTCACACCACCCGCGAGGCCATCAAACTCATGATGCGGGCCAAGTGGGGCCGGGTGATCAACATCAGCAGCGTGGTGGGCATTCTGGGCAACCCTGGCCAGGCCAACTATGTGGCGGCCAAGGCGGGCCTGATTGGCTTTACCAGGTCGGTGGCCAAGGAATACGCCACCCGGGGTATCACGGTTAATGCGGTGGCACCGGGCTTCATCGAGTCCGATATGACCGCCAAGCTGCCCGAGAACGTGGTGGCCGAATACCTCAAGCAAATTCCTGCTGGGCGCCTGGGCAAACCCGAGGAGGTGGCCAAGGCGGTGGCTTTTTTGGCTTCGGATGACGCTGCCTACATCAACGGCCAGACCCTGTGTGTGGATGGGGGCATGACCCCGCACTAA
- the fabD gene encoding ACP S-malonyltransferase — MIAALFPGQGSQEIGMGKALYEGSRAAREALDRAEATLPGLLRLMWEGPEEELKLTVNQQPALLAVGYAAFQAYLEAGGALPHFAAGHSLGEWTAHVAAGTLSLEDGLRLVRKRGEYMQEAVPVGVGAMAAVLKVPAQTLQELIAGIEGVEVANYNSPEQTVISGTAEGVARATEVLKGHRARVVPLPVSAPFHSSLMRPARERLQAELSRVELHPPRFPVYSNVLAQPETRPAMIRELLLQQITHAVRWVEILQHLKEKGVKTFLEFGSGRVLTGLVGRTLEGVEARALTNPQEIAECLAAMAQG; from the coding sequence ATGATTGCAGCGTTGTTTCCCGGTCAGGGGTCGCAGGAAATTGGCATGGGCAAGGCTTTGTACGAAGGCTCTCGAGCCGCCAGAGAAGCCCTGGATCGGGCCGAGGCCACCCTGCCCGGACTCCTCCGGCTGATGTGGGAAGGCCCCGAAGAAGAACTCAAACTCACCGTCAATCAGCAACCGGCATTGTTGGCCGTGGGTTACGCGGCTTTTCAAGCCTATCTAGAAGCAGGGGGGGCGCTTCCCCACTTCGCAGCAGGGCACAGTCTGGGTGAATGGACAGCCCATGTAGCTGCCGGAACCCTGAGCCTAGAGGATGGGCTTCGACTGGTGCGCAAGCGCGGCGAGTATATGCAGGAGGCCGTACCGGTGGGGGTGGGGGCGATGGCAGCGGTGCTCAAGGTGCCGGCCCAGACCCTCCAAGAACTCATCGCAGGTATCGAAGGGGTGGAGGTCGCCAACTACAACTCGCCCGAGCAAACCGTTATCTCCGGCACCGCCGAGGGGGTAGCTCGGGCTACTGAGGTGCTTAAGGGTCATCGGGCCCGGGTAGTACCGCTACCGGTCTCGGCTCCCTTTCACTCTTCTCTGATGCGGCCCGCGCGCGAGCGATTGCAAGCCGAGCTGTCCCGGGTCGAGCTCCACCCCCCCCGTTTCCCGGTTTACTCCAATGTACTGGCCCAGCCTGAGACCCGCCCCGCCATGATTCGCGAACTGCTTTTGCAGCAGATTACCCACGCGGTGCGCTGGGTGGAGATTTTGCAGCACCTGAAGGAGAAGGGGGTCAAGACCTTCCTCGAGTTCGGCTCGGGGCGGGTTTTGACCGGCTTGGTGGGGCGAACCCTCGAGGGGGTTGAAGCCCGTGCCCTCACCAACCCCCAGGAGATTGCCGAGTGTCTGGCCGCTATGGCCCAGGGCTAA
- a CDS encoding beta-ketoacyl-ACP synthase III — protein sequence MTTGILALGTYAPERVMTNHDFEKILDTSDEWIVSRTGIRERRLAAEGEFTSHMAFRAVEDLIRRHGRGALEGVDLVIVATNTPDALFPATAALVQNHFGLNAGAYDLLAGCPGWGYAVAQAHAMVQSGLARKVLTIGSETLSKILDYNDRSTAVLFGDGAGAAVIGPVPEGYGFKSFVLGADGSGGKELMLRCIADKLPDGSPMGPHAYMNGREVFKFAVRVMNTATLEAIEKAGLRPEDIKYLIPHQANARIIEAARERLGLPPEQVWVNVDRYGNTSTASMPIALQEALDAGKIHDGDHILFVTFGAGLTWAASVLTWWQPD from the coding sequence TTGACTACTGGAATCCTTGCCCTTGGCACCTATGCCCCCGAGCGGGTCATGACCAACCACGACTTCGAGAAGATTTTGGACACCTCTGACGAGTGGATTGTAAGCCGTACCGGCATCCGCGAGCGGAGGCTGGCTGCTGAGGGGGAGTTCACCTCACACATGGCCTTTAGGGCGGTAGAAGACCTGATTCGCCGGCACGGGCGGGGTGCGCTCGAGGGGGTCGATCTAGTAATTGTAGCCACCAATACCCCCGATGCCCTGTTCCCGGCTACGGCGGCCTTGGTACAAAACCACTTCGGCCTGAATGCAGGTGCCTACGATCTTTTGGCCGGCTGCCCCGGCTGGGGCTATGCGGTTGCCCAGGCCCATGCCATGGTGCAAAGCGGCCTGGCCCGCAAGGTGCTCACCATCGGCTCGGAGACTCTTTCCAAAATCCTCGACTACAACGACCGTTCCACCGCTGTGCTATTTGGCGACGGGGCCGGGGCGGCGGTGATCGGCCCGGTGCCGGAGGGCTACGGTTTTAAGTCGTTTGTGCTGGGGGCCGATGGTTCGGGGGGCAAAGAACTCATGCTGCGCTGCATCGCCGATAAGCTGCCCGATGGCAGCCCCATGGGGCCGCACGCCTATATGAACGGGCGCGAGGTCTTCAAGTTTGCAGTACGGGTGATGAACACCGCAACCCTCGAGGCCATCGAAAAAGCGGGGCTTCGGCCCGAGGACATCAAGTACCTGATTCCCCACCAGGCCAACGCCCGCATCATCGAGGCGGCCCGCGAGCGTTTAGGGCTGCCTCCCGAGCAGGTGTGGGTCAATGTAGATCGCTATGGCAACACCTCTACGGCCTCCATGCCCATTGCACTGCAAGAAGCCCTGGACGCAGGGAAAATCCACGATGGCGACCACATCTTGTTTGTAACCTTTGGCGCTGGGTTGACCTGGGCGGCCAGTGTCCTGACCTGGTGGCAGCCGGATTGA
- the rpmF gene encoding 50S ribosomal protein L32, whose amino-acid sequence MAKHPVPKKKVSKSRRDIRRAAVSTLTAPTLIKCANCGALIPPHAVCDSCGYYAGKKVLEIKA is encoded by the coding sequence ATGGCCAAGCACCCAGTACCCAAGAAAAAAGTATCCAAGTCCCGCCGGGACATCCGCCGGGCTGCGGTGTCCACCCTCACCGCCCCCACCCTCATCAAGTGCGCCAACTGTGGCGCCCTAATTCCCCCGCACGCCGTTTGCGATAGTTGCGGTTACTATGCCGGAAAAAAAGTCCTAGAGATTAAAGCGTAG
- a CDS encoding S-adenosyl-l-methionine hydroxide adenosyltransferase family protein, translating to MREIFFLSDFGLADPYAAVVKAVMRQTAPGVVIHDLAHNLPPGDLNRASYILYESVPYLPRQSVVLAVVDPGVGSSRRAVLVVGERLCYVAPDNGLLTLAYLQDPPRKAYLLENPAYHLPRKSATFHGRDVFGPVAAHLALGVEPPRFGPELPVHELVRLPIHLNFGTQGEILTFDRFGNAITTLLATPAQIRGKTVRIRYHRIPVASHYAEVPVGTALAYVGSAGLLEVAVHLGNAQEQLGLKQGDRVELG from the coding sequence ATGCGGGAAATTTTTTTTCTCTCCGATTTTGGCCTAGCCGACCCTTATGCTGCCGTGGTGAAAGCGGTCATGCGGCAAACCGCCCCCGGGGTGGTGATACATGACCTAGCCCACAACCTACCCCCCGGCGACCTGAACCGGGCCAGCTACATCTTGTATGAGTCGGTGCCCTATCTGCCCAGGCAGTCGGTGGTGCTGGCGGTAGTGGATCCTGGGGTAGGCTCGAGCCGTCGAGCAGTCTTGGTGGTAGGGGAGCGGCTTTGTTACGTAGCCCCGGACAACGGGCTGCTCACCCTGGCCTATCTGCAAGACCCGCCCCGGAAAGCCTACCTGCTCGAGAACCCCGCCTATCACCTGCCCCGGAAATCGGCCACCTTTCACGGACGAGATGTGTTTGGGCCGGTCGCGGCTCACCTGGCCCTGGGGGTTGAGCCTCCCCGTTTTGGCCCCGAGCTGCCCGTACACGAGCTGGTGCGGCTGCCCATCCACCTGAACTTTGGCACCCAGGGTGAGATTCTGACCTTCGACCGCTTTGGCAATGCCATCACCACCCTGCTGGCCACCCCTGCCCAGATTCGGGGTAAGACGGTGCGCATCCGGTACCACCGGATTCCGGTAGCCTCGCACTATGCCGAGGTGCCGGTAGGAACAGCCCTGGCCTATGTGGGGAGTGCGGGGCTTTTGGAGGTAGCAGTACATCTGGGCAATGCCCAAGAACAGCTCGGCCTCAAGCAGGGTGACCGGGTGGAGCTGGGTTGA
- a CDS encoding lipopolysaccharide assembly protein LapB: protein MIALRAVPFAVGIALFAFTALAQLGAEGYYTQCKALYDQGVRDSARATCQLALVADPNHLPSIKLLGRIYLEENNPSGAQPFLQQMIRLSPEDPEVALLDARYLLLLGRPADALARLPKGLNTEAVLLRAQIYEALGRYEEAYATFRRVTASEEARLGAARLAERLGRPQEALGLLGNSPKEQVARARLMWLSGDTRAAAEALEEVLPRLGSLDGDYTRTLGLLAMIYYGLGEFDKGALVVRQLSSRVSLPSNLLSKVWPWLVVLLVYLGLVLYGESRIEPMRTVEMGNERRFGPGSLHLWLLLALVLAGLASVGVGQLLYQNLLALFTPFQGQVVRPVFYFLLGAFAFLVAYQMVGPAGMVRALGPRSSWIEGTWAGLVLLALLGVYAYLAKPLGLSSLGTMYPIFFGLALLEVVIRGVGHPIFQERYKELSTFMIPVLFALAIPGPTVFFLMASVFLGWLYSRTKGALAGATAWVLAGLILALVANLPWVRTLIGS from the coding sequence ATGATAGCGTTACGAGCGGTTCCTTTTGCCGTGGGAATCGCCCTATTTGCGTTCACGGCGCTGGCTCAGCTTGGTGCAGAGGGATACTACACCCAGTGCAAAGCCCTATACGACCAAGGGGTGCGGGATAGCGCCCGGGCAACCTGTCAGCTTGCGTTGGTGGCCGATCCCAATCATCTGCCCAGCATCAAGCTGTTGGGGCGAATATATCTGGAAGAAAATAATCCCAGTGGGGCCCAGCCTTTCCTCCAGCAAATGATCCGGCTGAGTCCGGAAGACCCCGAAGTGGCCTTGCTGGATGCCCGCTATCTACTATTGCTAGGCCGCCCCGCCGATGCCCTGGCCCGCTTGCCCAAGGGTTTGAACACCGAAGCAGTACTTCTTCGTGCTCAGATTTATGAAGCCCTGGGCCGCTACGAGGAAGCCTATGCCACCTTCCGCCGGGTGACGGCTTCCGAGGAGGCCCGCCTGGGCGCAGCCCGCTTGGCGGAGCGACTGGGCCGTCCGCAGGAGGCCCTGGGTTTGTTGGGTAATAGCCCAAAGGAGCAGGTCGCTCGAGCTCGCCTGATGTGGCTTTCGGGCGATACCCGTGCGGCCGCAGAGGCCCTCGAGGAAGTTCTGCCCCGCCTGGGTTCCCTCGATGGCGATTACACCCGCACCCTGGGCTTGTTGGCGATGATCTACTACGGCTTGGGCGAGTTCGATAAAGGTGCGCTGGTTGTGCGCCAGTTGTCCTCGAGGGTGAGCCTGCCCAGCAACCTGTTGAGCAAGGTGTGGCCGTGGTTGGTAGTGTTGTTGGTGTACCTAGGGCTGGTGCTCTATGGAGAGAGTCGCATCGAGCCCATGCGCACGGTGGAGATGGGGAACGAGCGGCGTTTTGGCCCGGGTTCCCTTCACCTATGGCTCCTCTTGGCCTTGGTTTTGGCGGGGCTGGCCAGCGTGGGCGTCGGGCAGTTGCTCTACCAGAATCTACTGGCCTTGTTTACCCCTTTCCAGGGCCAGGTGGTGCGGCCGGTGTTTTACTTCCTGTTGGGGGCCTTTGCGTTTCTGGTCGCCTACCAGATGGTTGGCCCGGCCGGTATGGTTCGGGCTTTGGGGCCGAGGTCGAGCTGGATTGAAGGTACCTGGGCAGGGCTGGTACTGCTGGCGCTGCTGGGTGTGTACGCTTACCTGGCCAAGCCCCTTGGCCTAAGCAGCCTGGGCACCATGTACCCCATCTTCTTTGGGCTGGCTTTGCTCGAGGTCGTCATTCGTGGGGTGGGCCATCCAATTTTTCAGGAGCGCTACAAGGAGCTGAGCACCTTTATGATTCCGGTGCTGTTTGCCCTGGCCATACCGGGCCCCACGGTTTTCTTTCTGATGGCGAGCGTTTTTTTGGGCTGGCTTTACTCCCGCACCAAAGGGGCTTTGGCCGGGGCTACGGCCTGGGTGCTGGCCGGCTTGATTCTGGCTTTGGTGGCCAACCTGCCCTGGGTACGCACCTTGATAGGTAGCTGA
- a CDS encoding NYN domain-containing protein translates to MNDPFGRVPGWSPNQRVGLFVDTQNLYHSARDYYGQNVNFESLMRFAIGNRQLVRATAYVVERENDTSAWPFIYKLSTIGFRVRRMNLTLKETTDEGKPIYEGNWDMGIAADMVRLMHTLDVVVLGSGDGDFVDIVEVLMERGIRVEVIAFKETTSQKLIDAVDRFVHLPEIENAFVPSKERERTLIPKTD, encoded by the coding sequence ATGAACGACCCTTTTGGCCGTGTGCCCGGCTGGAGCCCGAATCAGCGTGTGGGCCTGTTTGTGGATACCCAAAACCTCTACCACTCCGCCCGCGACTACTACGGGCAGAACGTCAACTTCGAGAGCCTGATGCGCTTTGCCATCGGCAACCGCCAACTGGTGCGGGCTACGGCATATGTGGTCGAGCGGGAAAACGACACCTCGGCCTGGCCCTTCATCTACAAACTCTCCACCATCGGCTTCCGGGTGCGCCGCATGAACCTGACCCTCAAGGAGACCACCGACGAGGGCAAACCCATCTACGAGGGCAACTGGGACATGGGCATCGCCGCCGACATGGTGCGCCTCATGCACACCCTGGATGTGGTGGTGCTGGGCAGCGGCGACGGCGATTTTGTGGACATCGTGGAGGTGTTGATGGAGCGCGGCATCCGGGTCGAGGTAATTGCCTTCAAGGAGACCACCTCGCAAAAGCTGATAGACGCAGTAGACCGCTTCGTCCATCTGCCCGAAATCGAGAACGCCTTTGTGCCCAGCAAGGAGCGGGAGCGAACCTTAATCCCCAAAACAGATTGA
- the queA gene encoding tRNA preQ1(34) S-adenosylmethionine ribosyltransferase-isomerase QueA, translated as MNLEDFDYHLPPELIAQSGAEPRDTSRLMVIHRSTGQIEHRIFRDLPGYLQAGDVLVLNESRVIPARTFATNPHGTLLEVLLVRELTSGPNPLWEAMLKPARRAKVGSVLTFADGLKATVEAVEEDGTRLLRFAGNVWEHLENIGKTPLPPYIHASVDPERYQTVYARTSGSVAAPTAGLHFTPELLERVRSLGVVICYVTLHVGPGTFKPVQGDPDQHPMHLEPYQIPEQTAQAINQAKAEGQRIIAVGTTVVRTLETAYSPELGGVRAGAGETRLFIRPGFQYRVVDALITNFHLPKSTLLMLVSAFMGHELMQRAYRTAVAERYRFYSLGDAMLVL; from the coding sequence ATGAACCTCGAGGACTTCGACTACCATCTCCCCCCCGAACTCATCGCCCAGAGCGGTGCCGAACCCCGCGACACATCGCGTTTGATGGTGATCCACCGCAGCACCGGCCAGATTGAGCATCGGATCTTCCGCGATCTACCCGGCTACCTCCAAGCAGGCGACGTGCTGGTGTTGAACGAGAGCCGGGTGATTCCCGCCCGCACTTTTGCCACCAACCCCCACGGCACCTTGCTCGAGGTCTTGCTGGTGCGGGAGCTGACCTCGGGGCCCAACCCCTTGTGGGAGGCCATGCTCAAGCCAGCCCGGCGGGCCAAGGTGGGGTCGGTGCTGACCTTTGCCGATGGCCTAAAGGCTACGGTAGAAGCGGTGGAAGAGGACGGAACCCGGCTGCTGCGTTTTGCGGGGAATGTGTGGGAACACCTGGAAAACATCGGCAAGACCCCCCTCCCCCCCTACATTCACGCCTCGGTAGACCCCGAGCGCTATCAGACCGTTTATGCCAGAACCTCCGGCTCGGTGGCCGCGCCGACTGCCGGGCTGCACTTCACCCCGGAGCTCCTGGAGCGGGTTCGGAGCCTGGGGGTCGTCATCTGCTACGTGACCCTTCACGTGGGGCCGGGCACCTTCAAGCCGGTGCAGGGCGACCCCGACCAGCACCCCATGCACCTCGAGCCCTACCAAATCCCTGAGCAAACCGCCCAGGCCATCAACCAGGCCAAGGCCGAAGGGCAGCGCATCATCGCCGTGGGAACCACGGTGGTACGGACGCTCGAGACCGCCTATAGCCCAGAACTTGGGGGCGTTCGCGCTGGCGCGGGCGAGACCCGGCTTTTCATCCGCCCGGGGTTCCAATACCGTGTGGTAGATGCCCTCATTACCAACTTCCACCTGCCCAAGTCCACCTTGCTGATGCTGGTCTCGGCCTTTATGGGGCACGAACTCATGCAACGGGCCTACCGGACTGCCGTCGCAGAGCGCTACCGGTTTTATAGCCTGGGGGATGCAATGTTGGTTCTATAG
- the cysE gene encoding serine O-acetyltransferase — MLRVIERFREDVQAVLERDPAARGALEAILFSPGMHALWMHRLNHWLWQANFKFLARLLAHFTRMLTGVEIHPGARIGRRVVIDHGMGIVIGETAEVGDDVMMYHGVTLGGTGFTREKRHPTIGNGVLLGAHAVVLGPIEVGDGAKVGAGAVVTKPVPPGATAIGNPAQIIVREAKLEPVET; from the coding sequence ATGCTGCGCGTGATTGAACGTTTCAGAGAAGATGTGCAGGCGGTGCTCGAGCGAGACCCGGCGGCCCGGGGTGCGCTCGAGGCTATTCTCTTTAGCCCCGGCATGCATGCTTTGTGGATGCACCGGCTCAACCACTGGCTATGGCAGGCCAATTTCAAATTTTTAGCCCGCCTTCTGGCCCACTTCACCCGCATGCTCACGGGGGTCGAGATTCACCCCGGCGCCCGCATTGGCCGCCGGGTGGTGATTGACCACGGGATGGGGATTGTGATCGGCGAGACCGCCGAGGTGGGCGACGATGTGATGATGTACCACGGGGTGACCCTGGGCGGTACGGGCTTTACCCGCGAGAAGCGCCACCCTACCATTGGCAACGGGGTTTTGCTGGGGGCGCACGCGGTGGTCTTGGGGCCTATCGAGGTGGGGGATGGGGCCAAAGTGGGAGCCGGGGCGGTGGTGACCAAGCCAGTGCCTCCGGGGGCTACTGCGATTGGCAACCCGGCCCAGATCATCGTTCGGGAAGCCAAACTCGAGCCGGTCGAAACCTAG